A region from the Panicum hallii strain FIL2 chromosome 1, PHallii_v3.1, whole genome shotgun sequence genome encodes:
- the LOC112882876 gene encoding pentatricopeptide repeat-containing protein At3g02490, mitochondrial-like produces MLRAALTSGGGRLTALLPRHRARLLSSSSKSSSTIAALFSDPTPPADPAAAIQSAGVDLSHPDTVPALLLDPGLSGNYPAASRFFSWAASDPAAKAGLNSRSFNSMLQLAAAHGDADCFWSLVASMRSRGYGISKPAFQAASESFRTKDMARDADLLQEAFAAHGRNASAAEVCKILRAPGKDDNQKLAMLSESSVEVTDELVALVVEKVGQFPQQAMVFFQWVEQSAGAGISWGKVYNLMARVLGREDCIEEFREVLRKMRSKGLEMDRDVYVTVTDRFLKRKMVEDAVDLFRFMTNRPEKLLRDDFIFLLKKVLVTGELDLKLVTRVLRYYRHVGSEVKDSAFDSVLKSLRSVGRLGESGRVLKAMQEGGFEPDSADHEKAVLAMCDAGNLEEARNYLTDVEESGHKLGPKIWSCLVQKYSLGENVDTAVSCFHEMLKKSGNENVGSALEALVSGLHKKKGAKEAFKVLKDMVTEKAVVPWQTTYKYLIHKLIRQGHLKPAFEVLGLMKSHGYPPFIDPFIPHISKSGTVDDALGLLNATSLRGLPSRIVYARLFQALFKEERHEVAQQLLSQSPASIQNHADIRDIFNKLEEPVAAALAEG; encoded by the coding sequence atgCTCCGCGCCGCCCTCAcctccggcggcggccgcctgACCGCCCTCCTCCCTCGCCACCGCGCccgcctcctctcctcctcctccaaatCATCCTCCACCATCGCCGCCCTCTTCTCCGATCCCACCCCTCCCGCGGACCCCGCCGCCGCGATCCAGTCCGCCGGCGTCGATCTCTCCCACCCGGACACCGTCCCCGCGCTCCTCCTCGACCCGGGGCTCTCGGGAAACTACCCCGCGGCCTCGCGCTTCTTCTCCTGGGCCGCCTCCGACCCCGCCGCCAAGGCCGGCCTCAACTCGCGGTCCTTCAACTCCATGCTCCAACTCGCCGCCGCGCACGGCGACGCCGACTGCTTCTGGTCTCTCGTCGCATCCATGCGGTCTAGGGGCTACGGGATCTCCAAGCCCGCCTTCCAGGCCGCCTCCGAGAGCTTCCGGACCAAGGACATGGCCAGGGACGCCGACCTGCTGCAGGAGGCATTTGCCGCGCACGGCAGGAACGCGTCGGCGGCCGAGGTATGCAAGATTCTACGGGCGCCGGGCAAGGATGACAACCAAAAGCTAGCCATGCTGAGTGAATCCAGTGTTGAGGTGACTGATGAGCTGGTGGCATTAGTGGTGGAGAAGGTAGGGCAGTTCCCGCAGCAGGCGATGGTGTTCTTCCAGTGGGTGGAGCAGTCAGCTGGAGCCGGGATCAGTTGGGGCAAGGTCTACAATCTGATGGCGAGGGTTCTCGGCCGTGAGGATTGCATCGAGGAGTTCCGGGAGGTCCTGCGAAAGATGAGGAGCAAGGGGCTTGAGATGGATCGAGATGTGTATGTTACTGTCACCGACAGGTTCCTCAAGAGGAAGATGGTTGAGGATGCTGTGGACCTGTTCCGATTCATGACAAACAGGCCTGAGAAGCTCTTGAGGGATGATTTCATATTCTTGCTGAAGAAGGTCCTAGTGACTGGTGAGTTGGATCTCAAGTTGGTGACGAGAGTCTTGCGGTACTATCGGCATGTGGGCAGCGAGGTCAAAGACTCAGCTTTTGATTCTGTCCTCAAGTCGTTGAGGAGTGTAGGGAGGCTTGGGGAGAGTGGCAGAGTTCTGAAGGCGATGCAGGAAGGTGGTTTCGAACCGGATAGTGCTGATCATGAAAAGGCTGTTCTTGCAATGTGTGATGCTGGCAATCTGGAAGAAGCACGAAATTATTTGACTGATGTGGAAGAGTCAGGGCATAAGTTGGGTCCAAAGATATGGTCTTGTTTAGTTCAGAAGTATTCTCTTGGTGAAAATGTGGATACGGCAGTGTCGTGCTTCCATGAAATGCTGAAAAAAAGTGGCAACGAGAATGTGGGTTCTGCTCTTGAGGCGCTGGTTTCTGGATTACACAAGAAGAAAGGGGCGAAGGAAGCATTCAAAGTTTTGAAGGACATGGTAACGGAGAAGGCTGTGGTTCCTTGGCAAACTACCTACAAGTATTTGATCCACAAGTTAATCCGCCAAGGACATCTGAAACCAGCTTTTGAAGTGCTAGGTTTAATGAAAAGCCATGGTTATCCACCTTTCATTGATCCCTTTATCCCTCATATTTCAAAGTCTGGAACTGTGGATGATGCCCTGGGTTTGCTGAATGCAACATCTTTGAGGGGGTTGCCGTCAAGAATAGTTTATGCGCGTTTATTTCAAGCTTTGTTCAAAGAAGAGAGGCATGAAGTTGCCCAACAGCTGCTTTCCCAGTCTCCTGCTAGCATCCAAAACCATGCAGATATTCGTGATATTTTCAATAAGCTGGAAGAACCTGTCGCAGCGGCATTGGCAGAGGGTTGA
- the LOC112882046 gene encoding uncharacterized protein LOC112882046 translates to MPRLGDAGPQGHHLACINYCAGHATAQRSELQGAPHTPPRTRAAAAQLSRAPMADAGGEAGGGGKGEEPGREIPDEIAGEILLRLPSRSALARAAAASGGFRALVSSPRFLRRHRALHRDPGALLGVFTFSLSRDGAGGDGTGFHPAEPPHPAAEAARALAGAADFSFGFLPADPSATDGAGDEGWMVRDYRDGRFLLDRVATGTERGTVFTELAVCDPLSRRYVLLPPIPEDLADTVDGVLNVFGGRRACEPFLGPAEPCEPDAERPPFTVFWTARCQRKVAAFAFSSRDGRWRALPSPDCFIWRRHRSPFSCPMNTVWNRRHYAHGRFYWVDCLTNRWLVLDTHTMELALSVIPSPVGYWEEHVAVVEAPDGKVGVFAHDFHHPGGKADLHYYTIVQEADSPQWQLEKTIPLPWPAAYHRPFCVRGTANGCLILEVSEEKPAFMASYRVRDAELFKIDVRSFQLEKICRARCAGGAAGQCCWPYFGFQPSLSLPTV, encoded by the coding sequence ATGCCACGACTTGGCGACGCAGGCCCGCAGGGCCACCACCTCGCTTGCATAAATTATTGCGCGGGCCACGCCACGGCTCAGAGGTCAGAGCTGCAAGGCGCCCCACACACACCGCCACGCActcgagcagcagcagctcaacTCAGCAGAGCGCCCATggccgacgccggcggcgaggcgggagGCGGCGGGAAAGGCGAGGAGCCGGGCCGCGAGATCCCCGACGAGATCGCGGGCGAGATCCTGCTCCGCCTGCCCTCCCGCTCCGCGctggcgcgcgccgccgccgccagcggcgGATTCCGCGCGCTCGTCTCCTCCCCGcgcttcctccgccgccaccgcgcgCTGCACAGGGACCCCGGCGCGCTACTCGGTGTCTTCACCTTCTCCCTCAGCCgcgacggcgcgggcggcgacggCACGGGCTTCCACCCCGCGGAGCCGCCGCAcccggcggcggaggcagcCCGCGCTCTCGCCGGCGCTGCCGACTTCTCCTTCGGGTTCCTCCCGGCGGATCCCTCCGCTACTGACGGAGCTGGAGACGAGGGGTGGATGGTCCGGGACTACCGCGACGGCCGCTTCCTCCTGGACCGCGTCGCGACCGGGACCGAGCGGGGCACTGTCTTCACCGAGCTCGCCGTCTGCGACCCGCTGTCCCGCCGCTACGTCCTGCTCCCGCCCATACCGGAGGATCTCGCCGATACCGTCGACGGCGTGCTCAACGTCTTCGGCGGCCGGCGCGCGTGCGAGCCCTTCCTCGGCCCCGCCGAGCCCTGCGAGCCGGACGCGGAGCGGCCGCCGTTCACCGTGTTCTGGACGGCCCGGTGCCAGCGGAAGGTCGCCGCCTTCGCCTTCTCGTCGCGCGACGGGCGCTGGCGCGCGCTCCCGTCGCCGGACTGCTTCATCTGGCGCCGGCACCGGTCGCCGTTCAGCTGCCCGATGAACACCGTCTGGAACCGGCGGCACTACGCGCACGGCCGCTTCTACTGGGTGGACTGCCTCACCAACAGGTGGCTCGTGCTCGACACGCACACCATGGAGCTCGCCCTCTCCGTCATCCCCTCGCCGGTCGGCTACTGGGAGGAGCACGTCGCCGTCGTGGAGGCCCCGGATGGGAAGGTCGGCGTGTTCGCGCACGACTTCCACCACCCCGGCGGCAAGGCCGATCTCCACTACTACACGATCGTGCAGGAAGCCGATTCGCCGCAGTGGCAGCTGGAGAAGACGATCCCGCTGCCGTGGCCGGCAGCGTACCACCGGCCGTTCTGCGTCCGGGGCACGGCCAACGGGTGCTTGATCCTTGAGGTCAGTGAGGAGAAGCCGGCATTCATGGCGAGCTACCGCGTCAGGGACGCCGAGCTGTTTAAAATAGATGTCAGGAGTTTCCAGCTGGAGAAGATCTGCCGGGCACGGTGCgccggtggcgccgccggccagtGCTGCTGGCCGTACTTCGGCTTCCAGCCATCGCTGTCCTTGCCCACTGTATGA